In one Sphingobacterium daejeonense genomic region, the following are encoded:
- a CDS encoding radical SAM protein has protein sequence MMLKDKFGREIDYLRLAVIDRCNLRCTYCMPAEGLNWLSKNELMSNEEMLRICRIFTEMGVSKIRITGGEPFLRKGIMPFLNDLTQLNGLKNIAITTNGLNTFKNIQKLKNLGIKSINLSLDSLDREKVFPNNKA, from the coding sequence ATGATGTTGAAGGATAAGTTTGGGAGAGAAATAGATTATCTGAGGCTTGCGGTAATAGACCGCTGTAATTTACGCTGTACCTATTGTATGCCAGCAGAAGGCCTAAATTGGTTAAGTAAGAATGAGCTCATGTCAAATGAGGAAATGCTCAGAATTTGCAGGATTTTCACAGAAATGGGAGTATCTAAAATCCGAATTACCGGTGGAGAACCCTTCTTGAGGAAAGGAATTATGCCTTTTTTAAATGATTTAACCCAACTCAATGGATTAAAAAATATTGCCATAACGACAAATGGACTAAATACTTTTAAAAACATTCAGAAACTGAAAAATCTTGGAATAAAATCTATTAACCTTAGCCTAGATAGTTTGGATAGAGAAAAGGTTTTTCCAAATAACAAGGCGTGA
- a CDS encoding aldo/keto reductase: MKKITINNTDLEIAPVCFGGNVFGWTLDENQSFDILDKYIDLGFNFIDTADTYVWWVNGTGGQSEEIIGKWIKSRNSRDKIIIATKVGSETKEHGFDISKNHILKSADESLKRLGVEQIDLYYTHFDDNRTPIEETLAAYQELIEAGKIKHIAASNLTPERLMQSFNIAEQNNLPKYVALQPHYNLMERENFESNYAPLVSQFNLSVFPYWSLASGFLTGKYRTKDDLSKSQRGWAAEKYLNEKGTAVLGALDIVANKHNTTQASIALAWLINNPLITAPIASATNENQLKAIAEAPNLILDDEDISILNNASQY; encoded by the coding sequence ATGAAAAAAATAACAATCAACAATACAGATTTAGAAATAGCACCGGTTTGTTTTGGTGGAAATGTTTTTGGATGGACCTTGGATGAAAATCAATCATTTGATATACTTGACAAATACATAGACCTTGGATTTAATTTTATTGATACGGCCGATACTTATGTTTGGTGGGTCAATGGAACCGGAGGACAGTCTGAAGAAATTATCGGAAAATGGATCAAATCAAGAAATAGTAGAGATAAAATAATAATTGCCACAAAGGTCGGTTCTGAAACCAAAGAACACGGATTCGATATTAGCAAAAATCATATCCTAAAATCAGCAGATGAATCATTAAAAAGATTGGGTGTAGAACAGATAGACCTATATTATACCCATTTTGATGACAATAGAACACCAATTGAAGAAACACTCGCAGCTTATCAAGAATTAATTGAGGCTGGTAAAATAAAACACATAGCAGCATCTAATCTTACACCTGAAAGATTAATGCAGAGCTTTAATATAGCTGAACAGAATAACCTTCCCAAATATGTTGCTCTACAGCCGCATTATAATTTAATGGAAAGAGAAAACTTCGAATCCAACTATGCTCCACTAGTGAGCCAATTTAACTTAAGCGTATTTCCATACTGGTCGTTGGCATCTGGATTTCTAACTGGAAAATATAGAACCAAAGATGATCTCTCAAAATCACAACGTGGTTGGGCCGCTGAAAAATATCTCAATGAAAAAGGAACAGCGGTTTTAGGTGCATTGGACATCGTTGCCAACAAACATAATACAACCCAAGCTTCAATAGCATTGGCATGGTTGATTAACAATCCATTAATTACTGCACCGATTGCAAGTGCTACAAATGAAAATCAATTGAAAGCAATTGCTGAAGCACCAAATTTAATATTAGACGATGAAGACATCTCTATTTTAAATAATGCCTCTCAATATTAA
- a CDS encoding GNAT family N-acetyltransferase, with protein sequence MKFRKAEIQDLERIIELLSDDKLGTMREAFRIPLPPEYFTAFNKICEDKNQELIVLDDGNGKILGCMQLSFIQYLTYRGGIRAQLEGVRIDKSERSKGLGKRMIKYAIQRAKDRGAHLLQLTTDKVRPEALKFYEKLGFNSTHEGMKLHL encoded by the coding sequence ATGAAGTTTAGAAAAGCTGAAATTCAAGACCTAGAAAGAATCATTGAACTATTGTCAGATGATAAATTGGGAACAATGCGAGAAGCCTTCCGAATTCCACTTCCACCTGAATATTTCACTGCTTTTAATAAAATCTGCGAAGATAAAAACCAAGAATTGATTGTATTGGATGATGGAAACGGAAAAATTTTAGGTTGTATGCAACTATCATTTATACAATATTTAACTTATAGAGGTGGTATTAGAGCACAACTGGAAGGTGTGAGAATTGATAAAAGTGAAAGGTCTAAAGGGTTGGGGAAAAGAATGATCAAATATGCCATTCAAAGGGCAAAAGACCGAGGAGCGCATTTATTGCAATTAACAACAGATAAAGTGAGACCCGAAGCCTTAAAATTTTATGAAAAACTCGGTTTTAACTCAACTCATGAAGGAATGAAGCTTCATTTATAA
- a CDS encoding metallophosphoesterase family protein, translated as MKIAVISDIHGNLPALDSVLNDISTRNIDQIYCLGDLIDFAPWTNEIIDLFRSSRIPTLLGNHDERVAFDQPINRKKKHSPEETVAREIAINHSKKHITLINRNYLKNLPFSLKLNYKIGQKHWNILLVHAHPDSNDQYIFEDEEETVVEGLINREQIDCLIMGHTHYSYIRRINNNWAINPGAVGRSKESNRLASYLILEINETEIKPEIIQIPFDKQKVIEAIANSGIPDFYAKFWEN; from the coding sequence ATGAAAATCGCAGTCATAAGTGATATACATGGAAATTTACCCGCATTAGACTCTGTGCTAAATGATATAAGCACTAGGAATATTGACCAGATTTACTGTCTCGGCGATCTGATAGATTTTGCTCCTTGGACTAACGAAATTATTGACTTGTTTCGATCTTCTAGAATCCCAACCCTTTTGGGAAATCATGATGAAAGAGTAGCTTTTGACCAGCCAATAAATCGTAAAAAAAAGCACTCCCCCGAGGAAACTGTGGCTAGGGAAATTGCAATAAATCATTCTAAAAAACATATTACTTTGATCAATAGGAATTATTTAAAAAACCTACCATTTTCATTAAAACTTAATTATAAAATAGGTCAAAAACATTGGAACATTCTTTTAGTTCATGCTCACCCAGATAGTAATGATCAGTACATATTTGAAGATGAGGAGGAAACAGTAGTTGAAGGATTAATAAATAGAGAACAGATTGATTGCCTCATCATGGGACATACACACTATTCTTACATTAGAAGAATAAATAATAACTGGGCTATAAACCCAGGTGCAGTGGGACGATCAAAAGAAAGTAATAGATTGGCATCCTATTTAATCTTAGAAATAAATGAAACGGAAATCAAACCCGAAATCATCCAAATACCATTTGACAAACAAAAAGTCATCGAGGCAATTGCAAACAGTGGTATTCCCGATTTTTATGCAAAATTCTGGGAAAATTAA
- a CDS encoding molybdopterin molybdotransferase MoeA, with product MITVEEAEKIILNESFDYGTEMVPLVKSLGRILAEDLFSDRDLPPFNRATVDGIAINIEAYHAGNRNFLIKGTQAAGDNPISVTDKNSCIEIMTGAAIHECFNTVIRYEDLSIENSCATINQGTFKPYQNIHLRGKDKLQGEILVEKNKVINPAIIGISASIGKTNLLVRKLPRVLVVSTGDELVRIDETPNPYQIRQSNGLTILATLQKYKIRAHKIHLKDDKKNIELTLKKSFEEYDVILLTGGVSMGKYDFIPDVLQRLKVKKMFHKVKQRPGKLFWFGKKAKNKFVFAFPGNPVSVFMCLHRYFVPWLRKSMGLKETKEYAILGNDFEFPIELQLFAQVELQTNEDGQTIASYHNTNGSGDFSHLAETNAFIELPANQDTFKKGEAFRIWRYN from the coding sequence ATGATTACAGTAGAAGAGGCGGAAAAAATCATTCTCAATGAATCTTTTGATTACGGCACTGAAATGGTGCCATTAGTAAAATCATTGGGTAGAATATTGGCTGAAGACCTATTTTCTGACCGTGATCTACCACCCTTTAATCGAGCAACGGTAGATGGAATAGCCATAAATATAGAAGCATACCACGCAGGAAATAGAAACTTTTTGATCAAAGGAACCCAAGCTGCTGGGGATAACCCAATCAGTGTTACAGATAAAAACTCCTGTATTGAAATTATGACCGGTGCAGCAATTCATGAATGCTTTAACACCGTTATAAGGTACGAAGACTTATCTATAGAAAATTCATGCGCAACAATTAATCAAGGAACATTCAAACCATATCAGAATATTCACTTACGTGGAAAAGATAAACTGCAAGGTGAAATTCTTGTTGAGAAAAACAAGGTGATTAATCCCGCTATCATAGGAATTTCTGCATCGATTGGTAAAACCAATCTTTTAGTAAGAAAGCTTCCAAGAGTGCTGGTAGTCTCGACCGGAGACGAATTAGTTAGAATAGATGAAACACCTAACCCCTATCAAATCCGACAGTCTAATGGGTTGACAATTCTGGCTACGCTCCAAAAATATAAGATCAGAGCCCACAAAATCCATCTAAAGGATGACAAGAAAAATATTGAATTAACATTGAAAAAATCTTTTGAAGAATACGATGTCATTTTGTTGACCGGAGGAGTATCAATGGGGAAATATGATTTTATTCCTGATGTACTACAAAGGCTAAAAGTGAAAAAAATGTTCCACAAAGTGAAGCAAAGACCTGGAAAGCTATTTTGGTTTGGGAAAAAAGCTAAAAACAAATTTGTTTTTGCATTCCCCGGAAATCCAGTATCTGTTTTTATGTGCTTACATCGATATTTTGTCCCTTGGCTTAGAAAAAGCATGGGACTCAAAGAAACTAAAGAATATGCCATTTTAGGGAATGATTTCGAATTCCCAATTGAACTGCAGTTATTTGCACAAGTAGAACTCCAAACAAATGAAGATGGACAAACAATTGCTTCATACCACAATACAAATGGTTCAGGTGATTTCTCTCATCTTGCTGAAACAAATGCGTTTATAGAATTACCAGCCAATCAGGATACATTTAAGAAAGGTGAAGCATTTAGGATATGGAGATATAATTAA
- a CDS encoding RNA polymerase sigma factor translates to MKNLINATIEKNSPILKRLANNFTTDPNEKDDLVQETFIRSLKSLEKFVNHPKIVSWLYVIMKNVYLNKYRRKALHRTAEKELTLNGQNSNSRNKAESKFILNDIENSIKSLSEENYTIINMYLEGFKYHEIAEYTNIKEGTIKTRIHTIRKILRKKLTAYMPN, encoded by the coding sequence ATGAAAAATTTAATCAATGCCACAATCGAAAAAAATTCACCTATTTTAAAACGGCTCGCAAATAATTTCACAACAGACCCAAATGAGAAAGATGATCTTGTGCAAGAAACTTTTATTAGATCACTCAAGAGTCTTGAGAAGTTCGTTAATCATCCAAAAATAGTCTCATGGCTCTATGTCATCATGAAAAATGTATATCTTAACAAATATAGAAGGAAAGCTTTACACCGAACTGCTGAAAAAGAGTTAACACTAAATGGCCAAAACAGTAACTCTAGGAATAAAGCCGAATCAAAGTTTATCCTGAATGACATTGAAAATTCTATTAAATCTCTTTCAGAAGAAAACTATACGATTATAAACATGTATTTGGAAGGATTTAAATATCATGAAATAGCAGAATATACCAATATTAAAGAAGGAACAATTAAAACAAGAATACATACCATACGCAAGATATTACGCAAAAAACTTACAGCTTATATGCCTAATTAA